The Phoenix dactylifera cultivar Barhee BC4 chromosome 17, palm_55x_up_171113_PBpolish2nd_filt_p, whole genome shotgun sequence genome contains a region encoding:
- the LOC113462341 gene encoding APO protein 3, mitochondrial-like isoform X1 encodes MVRVLFQPNPCCTPPPPRRNHPARSHLTSPVLQKLQLYFSGKHSNSAMLSKPVQMLIEHREVITENFFRSSVNRIKALFSSSSSEIAEYVELPRRRRGSERKPLVTPINELKRRARVERKMRREVREFTLRPPENGFLVKSLIPVAHDVFDARKVLFAGVLRVMESIPIHVCRVCGEIHVGIIPHRIHSCDVAGSLSTKEHSWVKGGIEHVLPLVESFHLYDRLGRAVSHEERLEVDRIPAIVELCVQAGVDIPEYPTKRRAFPVYNIAGKMIDFEKKFPRDYSSGKDIQPFGFWRWKKKPEDNDSPPFSSVDSIQDIAARGLEAWEKMRSGALKLMKKYPVQTCGFCPEVQVGPKGHRARICQAYKHQMRDGQHAWQEAAVDDLVPLVHVWHVPDPNDGNPLVHELSRYYGKLPAAVELFAQAGAIVGEEYYGLMRKDAALPALDEERLVV; translated from the exons TATTTCAGCGGCAAACACTCAAACA GCGCGATGCTGTCAAAACCCGTCCAGATGCTAATAGAGCACCGTGAGGTAATTACGGAGAACTTCTTCAGAAGCTCCGTGAATAGAATCAAGGCTCTGTTTTCAAGTAGTTCTTCTGAGATAGCCGAGTATGTTGAGCTCCCGAGGCGGCGCCGGGGATCAGAACGGAAGCCTCTCGTAACACCCATCAATGAGCTTAAACGGAGAGCGCGAGTGGAGAGGAAGATGAGGCGAGAAGTGCGCGAGTTTACGCTTCGGCCGCCCGAGAATGGGTTCTTGGTCAAGAGCCTGATTCCAGTTGCCCATGACGTGTTTGATGCGAGAAAAGTCCTCTTTGCTGGCGTCTTGAGAGTGATGGAGAGCATCCCTATCCATGTGTGCAG AGTATGTGGGGAAATTCATGTGGGAATAATTCCTCATCGGATACATTCATGTGATGTTGCCGGGAGTTTGTCCACCAAAGAACACAGCTGGGTAAAGGGAGGAATCGAGCATGTTCTTCCACTTGTGGAATCCTTTCATCTCTATGATAGACTAGGTAGAGCAGTTTCACATGAAGAGCGGCTCGAAGTTGATAGGATTCCAGCTATTGTAGAGCTTTGTGTGCAAGCAGGCGTGGACATCCCTGAGTACCCAACAAAGAGACGGGCCTTTCCAGTTTATAATATAGCAGGGAAGatgatagattttgaaaagaagttTCCGCGAGATTATTCGAGTGGGAAGGATATCCAGCCATTTGGATTTTGGAGGTGGAAGAAGAAGCCTGAGGATAATGATTCTCCACCATTCTCATCTGTTGACAGTATTCAAG ATATAGCTGCGCGAGGCCTGGAAGCATGGGAGAAGATGCGATCAGGTGCTTTGAAGCTTATGAAGAAGTATCCTGTCCAAACTTGTGGGTTCTGCCCTGAGGTCCAGGTAGGGCCGAAGGGACACCGGGCGAGGATATGCCAAGCCTACAAACACCAGATGAGGGACGGGCAGCACGCTTGGCAGGAGGCCGCTGTTGATGATCTAGTGCCGCTGGTCCATGTCTGGCATGTGCCTGACCCGAATGATGGTAACCCGCTCGTGCATGAGCTAAGTAGGTACTATGGTAAACTGCCTGCAGCGGTAGAGCTCTTTGCGCAGGCTGGTGCTATTGTTGGAGAGGAGTATTATGGACTGATGAGGAAGGATGCTGCACTGCCTGCACTGGATGAGGAGAGGTTGGTTGTGTGA
- the LOC113462341 gene encoding APO protein 3, mitochondrial-like isoform X2, translating to MLSKPVQMLIEHREVITENFFRSSVNRIKALFSSSSSEIAEYVELPRRRRGSERKPLVTPINELKRRARVERKMRREVREFTLRPPENGFLVKSLIPVAHDVFDARKVLFAGVLRVMESIPIHVCRVCGEIHVGIIPHRIHSCDVAGSLSTKEHSWVKGGIEHVLPLVESFHLYDRLGRAVSHEERLEVDRIPAIVELCVQAGVDIPEYPTKRRAFPVYNIAGKMIDFEKKFPRDYSSGKDIQPFGFWRWKKKPEDNDSPPFSSVDSIQDIAARGLEAWEKMRSGALKLMKKYPVQTCGFCPEVQVGPKGHRARICQAYKHQMRDGQHAWQEAAVDDLVPLVHVWHVPDPNDGNPLVHELSRYYGKLPAAVELFAQAGAIVGEEYYGLMRKDAALPALDEERLVV from the exons ATGCTGTCAAAACCCGTCCAGATGCTAATAGAGCACCGTGAGGTAATTACGGAGAACTTCTTCAGAAGCTCCGTGAATAGAATCAAGGCTCTGTTTTCAAGTAGTTCTTCTGAGATAGCCGAGTATGTTGAGCTCCCGAGGCGGCGCCGGGGATCAGAACGGAAGCCTCTCGTAACACCCATCAATGAGCTTAAACGGAGAGCGCGAGTGGAGAGGAAGATGAGGCGAGAAGTGCGCGAGTTTACGCTTCGGCCGCCCGAGAATGGGTTCTTGGTCAAGAGCCTGATTCCAGTTGCCCATGACGTGTTTGATGCGAGAAAAGTCCTCTTTGCTGGCGTCTTGAGAGTGATGGAGAGCATCCCTATCCATGTGTGCAG AGTATGTGGGGAAATTCATGTGGGAATAATTCCTCATCGGATACATTCATGTGATGTTGCCGGGAGTTTGTCCACCAAAGAACACAGCTGGGTAAAGGGAGGAATCGAGCATGTTCTTCCACTTGTGGAATCCTTTCATCTCTATGATAGACTAGGTAGAGCAGTTTCACATGAAGAGCGGCTCGAAGTTGATAGGATTCCAGCTATTGTAGAGCTTTGTGTGCAAGCAGGCGTGGACATCCCTGAGTACCCAACAAAGAGACGGGCCTTTCCAGTTTATAATATAGCAGGGAAGatgatagattttgaaaagaagttTCCGCGAGATTATTCGAGTGGGAAGGATATCCAGCCATTTGGATTTTGGAGGTGGAAGAAGAAGCCTGAGGATAATGATTCTCCACCATTCTCATCTGTTGACAGTATTCAAG ATATAGCTGCGCGAGGCCTGGAAGCATGGGAGAAGATGCGATCAGGTGCTTTGAAGCTTATGAAGAAGTATCCTGTCCAAACTTGTGGGTTCTGCCCTGAGGTCCAGGTAGGGCCGAAGGGACACCGGGCGAGGATATGCCAAGCCTACAAACACCAGATGAGGGACGGGCAGCACGCTTGGCAGGAGGCCGCTGTTGATGATCTAGTGCCGCTGGTCCATGTCTGGCATGTGCCTGACCCGAATGATGGTAACCCGCTCGTGCATGAGCTAAGTAGGTACTATGGTAAACTGCCTGCAGCGGTAGAGCTCTTTGCGCAGGCTGGTGCTATTGTTGGAGAGGAGTATTATGGACTGATGAGGAAGGATGCTGCACTGCCTGCACTGGATGAGGAGAGGTTGGTTGTGTGA